Proteins co-encoded in one Spirosoma endbachense genomic window:
- a CDS encoding RagB/SusD family nutrient uptake outer membrane protein, with protein sequence MRNKLFILICLSTMVVSCEVLDQPPLDKISNDQYWKTPSDLENYMYQFYPSFPTYRSISNNVLGTIGRDAVQGSDHQITQTPVNALNGTQSIVLSGGNWTWDNIRGVNIFFENYTKVNAPAENIRQYVGEAHFFKAWYYFEKVRQYGDVPSYSTSLQLDSKELYNPRTPRTGVVDSILWHLDQAVDKLFPLSSVSGGNNRLSKEAALLFKSRVALFEGSWQKYHAGTAFGSIGGDPKKYFTQAAQAAAELMKPGKYKVGITGTSADDYSRLFSSTNLSGNNEIILWAKFDKNLNTLSHNFQQSVTAYTNPISVTYELIQNYLGKDGKFYDYAGLAKVKKGSAFLDEIGSACDPRLKQVVWVPGQTMWDNSAGKSVFSKPFLDLSNSSGFQLHKGADPKDPTAGGAQGFSTACETGAVIFRYAEALLNYAEAKSELGEVVDYSVSLNLLRKRAGMPDFTVQSDPNRAKYANFGYSLTDELYEIRRERAVELACEGFRYDDWRRWRAHALFTGKRPLGFPFLQSEYAANLVVPTNADGLVDPFKTNLPAGYNFNAGRDYLESIPTNELTLNPNLKQNPGW encoded by the coding sequence ATGAGAAATAAACTTTTTATACTCATCTGTTTAAGTACGATGGTGGTTTCCTGCGAAGTATTGGATCAACCACCTCTGGATAAAATTTCTAATGATCAGTATTGGAAAACACCGAGCGATCTTGAAAACTACATGTATCAGTTTTATCCAAGTTTTCCAACGTACAGAAGTATCTCCAATAACGTTCTGGGTACCATCGGCAGGGACGCCGTTCAGGGTTCGGATCATCAGATTACGCAAACACCAGTCAATGCCCTAAACGGCACTCAAAGCATTGTTCTTTCGGGCGGAAACTGGACTTGGGATAACATTCGTGGGGTCAACATTTTTTTCGAAAATTATACGAAGGTTAATGCCCCAGCCGAAAATATCAGGCAATATGTAGGAGAAGCGCATTTTTTTAAGGCATGGTACTATTTTGAAAAAGTACGGCAATATGGCGACGTACCCAGCTATAGTACGTCTTTACAACTTGACTCAAAAGAGCTGTATAACCCCAGAACACCCAGAACGGGTGTGGTTGACTCGATCCTATGGCACCTGGATCAGGCTGTCGATAAGCTGTTCCCGTTAAGTTCGGTCAGTGGAGGAAACAACCGCCTGAGCAAAGAAGCGGCCTTGTTGTTCAAATCCAGAGTGGCACTCTTTGAAGGCTCCTGGCAGAAATATCATGCCGGAACTGCATTTGGCAGCATCGGGGGCGATCCTAAAAAATACTTCACCCAGGCAGCACAGGCAGCCGCCGAGTTGATGAAACCCGGCAAATATAAAGTTGGGATTACCGGAACTAGTGCCGACGATTATTCCAGGCTTTTTTCTTCGACGAACCTGTCTGGCAATAATGAGATTATACTCTGGGCCAAATTTGATAAAAATCTGAATACCCTTTCACACAATTTCCAGCAGTCCGTGACTGCCTATACCAATCCGATAAGCGTTACGTATGAACTTATTCAGAATTACCTAGGAAAAGACGGTAAGTTCTACGATTACGCGGGATTAGCCAAGGTCAAGAAAGGGTCGGCCTTTCTGGATGAAATCGGCAGCGCTTGTGATCCCAGACTCAAACAGGTTGTATGGGTGCCTGGCCAGACCATGTGGGACAACTCAGCCGGGAAATCGGTATTCTCAAAGCCGTTTTTAGATCTGTCGAACAGCAGTGGCTTTCAGTTGCACAAAGGAGCTGATCCTAAAGACCCAACAGCTGGAGGAGCTCAGGGTTTTAGCACAGCGTGCGAAACAGGGGCTGTAATTTTCAGATATGCAGAAGCCTTATTAAACTATGCCGAAGCCAAAAGTGAACTGGGTGAAGTTGTCGATTACAGCGTTTCGCTCAATTTATTACGCAAGCGTGCCGGAATGCCGGACTTTACGGTTCAATCAGACCCTAATCGGGCTAAATATGCCAATTTTGGGTACAGTCTTACTGACGAACTGTATGAAATCCGCCGGGAGCGTGCTGTCGAACTGGCCTGCGAAGGCTTTCGCTATGACGATTGGCGACGTTGGCGAGCTCATGCCCTGTTTACCGGAAAACGTCCGCTCGGCTTTCCTTTTCTACAGTCCGAATATGCAGCAAACCTAGTTGTACCGACCAATGCTGATGGACTAGTCGATCCATTTAAAACCAATCTGCCCGCTGGCTATAATTTCAATGCAGGCCGGGATTATCTGGAATCTATTCCTACAAATGAACTAACATTGAATCCTAACCTTAAACAAAATCCGGGCTGGTAG
- a CDS encoding sulfatase/phosphatase domain-containing protein, which translates to MQSGGYQKALVGKWHLGKEPSGFDYYLDTPGQGRYRDPILMTKANWKDDQNSGEVYKGYSTDVITDQSIEWLKSRDKTKPFYLSTHFKATHEPFDYPERYTSYLENTEVPYPSHFADKGAATTGRTHNGWPLNLLGERYEQSVGKQYPGKEFTLKGLDSLAARKKIYQKFIKDFLRCGAAIVDNIGRLIDYLKKTGELENTIIIYTNDQGYFLGEHGFFDKRFIYEPSLRIPFVISYPKEIKSGKRLDDIILNIDFAPLFLDYAGIDKPASMQGRSFRKNLHGKTQADWRKDMYYRYWANESSRPAHFGIRTNRYKLALFYGQSRTKTERDQMKYAPG; encoded by the coding sequence TTGCAATCAGGCGGTTACCAGAAAGCCCTGGTTGGTAAATGGCACCTGGGCAAAGAGCCTTCAGGATTCGACTATTATCTGGACACACCCGGACAAGGACGCTATCGGGATCCAATTTTGATGACCAAAGCGAATTGGAAGGATGACCAGAACAGCGGGGAAGTGTACAAAGGATATTCCACCGATGTAATCACCGATCAATCCATTGAGTGGTTGAAGAGTCGAGATAAGACGAAACCTTTCTATCTTTCTACACACTTTAAAGCAACCCACGAGCCATTTGATTACCCGGAGCGGTATACCAGTTATCTCGAGAACACCGAAGTCCCCTACCCTTCACACTTTGCTGATAAGGGCGCGGCAACAACTGGCCGGACACATAATGGCTGGCCACTAAATTTACTTGGAGAACGCTATGAACAAAGTGTTGGCAAGCAGTATCCCGGAAAGGAATTCACTTTAAAGGGGCTAGATTCTTTGGCGGCCCGGAAGAAGATTTACCAAAAGTTTATCAAGGATTTTTTACGATGTGGTGCCGCTATAGTTGATAACATTGGCCGGTTGATTGACTATCTCAAAAAAACGGGAGAGCTGGAAAACACGATCATTATTTATACGAACGACCAGGGCTACTTTCTGGGAGAACATGGTTTTTTTGACAAACGATTTATTTACGAACCCTCGCTTCGAATCCCTTTTGTCATCAGTTACCCTAAAGAAATAAAAAGCGGGAAGCGACTTGACGATATTATTCTCAATATCGACTTTGCTCCTCTGTTTTTAGATTATGCCGGGATTGATAAGCCAGCCTCCATGCAGGGCAGGAGTTTTCGAAAGAATTTGCACGGAAAAACGCAGGCTGATTGGCGGAAAGACATGTATTACCGCTATTGGGCAAATGAATCGAGTAGGCCAGCTCATTTCGGGATACGAACAAATCGGTATAAGCTGGCTCTATTTTATGGACAATCAAGAACGAAAACCGAACGGGATCAAATGAAATATGCCCCAGGCTAG
- a CDS encoding carboxypeptidase-like regulatory domain-containing protein, which yields MKTKFLLMSIFFVAFGCKKPISTDAGQPAQWGQQPELPVVNGEARFTLEAQDYFVNVMGNTLPRMPIFPALQPKTGLVRGYVADLSGKPLQGATIGVRSTATGGYYSGVSAQTDAKGYYELTVPWGAADFYAAGYTIDYGQGRVTMSLYSADGKLESFPSKDGLVKNFVLLSYGVLNKDLAGQKPNDPTNYAGGSFYITYNVADPSSVYNPSTYIPDNAEIQVTLVPDGAGLYGEKKTFIITKKASQLNYNFLVMNVPVGSYTLKANLKNGPQLRLEAVGRYASVSPYFGLKPISAVGSAQLLFTPDSQLSNSLTLPNRGNWGSLQIKVELPQ from the coding sequence ATGAAGACTAAATTTCTTTTGATGAGTATTTTTTTTGTGGCCTTCGGCTGTAAAAAGCCCATATCGACGGATGCGGGACAACCGGCACAATGGGGACAGCAACCTGAACTTCCAGTAGTCAATGGCGAAGCCAGGTTCACCCTCGAGGCCCAGGATTATTTTGTCAATGTGATGGGGAATACACTTCCCAGAATGCCCATTTTTCCTGCTTTACAACCCAAGACCGGCCTTGTGCGGGGGTATGTCGCCGATCTAAGTGGCAAACCGCTTCAGGGAGCTACAATTGGCGTTCGATCAACCGCTACCGGTGGCTATTATTCAGGTGTTTCCGCACAGACAGACGCTAAGGGCTACTATGAGCTGACGGTTCCCTGGGGAGCGGCCGATTTTTATGCGGCTGGCTATACGATTGATTACGGCCAGGGCCGGGTTACGATGAGTCTGTATTCTGCCGATGGTAAACTGGAAAGCTTTCCCTCCAAAGATGGGCTGGTTAAAAACTTCGTTCTGTTATCGTATGGAGTCTTGAATAAAGACCTGGCAGGTCAGAAACCTAACGATCCAACCAATTATGCAGGTGGATCCTTTTATATTACCTACAATGTGGCGGACCCCTCCTCAGTCTATAATCCATCGACCTATATTCCTGACAATGCCGAAATTCAGGTAACTCTTGTTCCGGATGGGGCGGGTTTGTATGGGGAGAAAAAGACGTTTATCATTACCAAGAAAGCCAGTCAACTGAATTATAACTTTCTGGTGATGAATGTGCCGGTAGGCAGCTATACCCTTAAAGCCAACTTAAAGAACGGTCCACAACTTCGTCTGGAAGCAGTTGGTCGCTATGCAAGTGTATCCCCTTATTTTGGCTTAAAACCGATCTCGGCGGTAGGATCGGCCCAGCTTTTGTTTACACCAGACTCACAGTTGAGCAATTCTCTGACGCTACCTAATCGGGGCAATTGGGGCTCTCTTCAAATCAAGGTGGAACTCCCTCAATAA
- a CDS encoding IS630 family transposase, which translates to MTNRQGQTGGARCRLDVSQQEHLRHLLSQQDFWTLARIAQLVQDSFHFSYSHQGLRQLLKRMNLYYYKPQPRDYRQSPLAQEQLQQRLRATVDGLTLRAESLSQLAFGFADEFAPQLHQNRARLWSLWPGKHRSVNTNRVSQSTFGFYALQGQSIVEFMVNGKADTIKTMLQSVRTVNPTAHRIVLIWDNARSHLDQQVQRFAWQLGIYLVALPPYSPNLNPIERIWKSIRYRLSQVGLIDSVTSLQVQIKAIFEELSQSHSFAKSWIEQLLNPLYELSPVLA; encoded by the coding sequence CTGACCAATCGCCAAGGACAGACAGGCGGAGCTAGGTGCCGACTGGATGTCAGCCAACAAGAGCACCTGCGCCACTTACTGAGCCAACAAGACTTCTGGACCTTGGCCCGCATCGCCCAACTTGTCCAGGATAGCTTCCACTTCAGCTACTCCCACCAAGGCCTTCGCCAACTCCTCAAACGCATGAACTTATACTACTACAAGCCCCAACCTCGGGATTACCGCCAAAGTCCGCTGGCTCAAGAGCAACTCCAACAACGGTTACGAGCTACGGTGGATGGGCTGACCTTGCGGGCTGAGTCGCTGAGCCAGTTGGCCTTTGGCTTTGCCGATGAATTTGCCCCGCAACTTCACCAGAATCGCGCTCGATTGTGGAGTTTATGGCCGGGTAAACATCGCTCGGTTAATACCAACCGGGTGAGTCAGTCCACGTTTGGCTTCTATGCCCTGCAAGGCCAAAGCATTGTTGAATTCATGGTCAATGGCAAAGCGGACACCATCAAAACCATGCTTCAATCGGTTCGTACCGTCAATCCGACCGCTCATCGGATTGTGCTCATTTGGGATAATGCCCGGTCTCATCTGGATCAGCAAGTCCAGCGTTTTGCCTGGCAGTTAGGTATTTATTTGGTGGCCTTGCCTCCCTATTCGCCTAATCTGAATCCCATTGAGCGTATCTGGAAATCTATTCGCTACCGCTTGTCACAAGTGGGCTTGATTGATTCGGTCACCAGTTTACAGGTACAAATCAAAGCCATTTTTGAGGAACTCAGCCAGAGTCATTCGTTTGCCAAGAGTTGGATTGAGCAGTTGCTGAATCCCCTTTATGAGTTAAGTCCTGTTCTGGCCTAA
- a CDS encoding helix-turn-helix domain-containing protein, with translation MPQVDEPARLQTFMNNRSQYSDDFKALALKLIHQGQSVEQTAQLTGVSQPTLYEWLANWTGSPER, from the coding sequence ATGCCTCAAGTCGATGAACCCGCTCGGTTGCAAACCTTTATGAATAATCGGAGCCAATACAGCGACGATTTCAAAGCCCTCGCCCTTAAACTGATCCATCAAGGGCAATCCGTCGAACAAACTGCTCAACTGACAGGAGTCAGCCAACCCACTTTGTATGAATGGCTAGCCAACTGGACCGGGTCGCCGGAGCGATAA
- a CDS encoding fibronectin type III domain-containing protein, translating into MLLSGKLYHNQTLSSNTPPTASTNLTNTFSSDGKTVTFSWSKPTDNLTLQDGLQYNLYVHISTGDQNIISSLADKSTGFRRVVRLGNSQSTSYGLTGLLPNQTYYWGVQAIDGGFMGSPFSNQQHFVTPCTSAPMLEPNALITT; encoded by the coding sequence TTGCTGCTCAGTGGCAAACTTTATCATAATCAAACTCTATCAAGCAATACGCCCCCTACAGCGTCCACCAATTTAACAAACACTTTCTCGTCAGATGGAAAGACGGTAACATTCTCCTGGAGCAAACCCACTGATAATCTAACGCTACAGGATGGCCTACAATACAATCTGTATGTACACATCTCTACGGGTGACCAAAATATAATAAGTTCGCTGGCAGATAAAAGTACTGGTTTTCGACGGGTAGTTCGTTTGGGTAATAGCCAGTCAACGAGCTATGGTTTGACTGGCTTACTCCCTAACCAGACTTACTATTGGGGTGTTCAGGCCATCGATGGCGGGTTTATGGGATCTCCTTTTTCTAATCAGCAACACTTTGTTACGCCTTGCACCAGCGCTCCTATGCTAGAGCCTAACGCACTAATTACGACCTAG
- a CDS encoding DUF4468 domain-containing protein — protein MKTVLILLCLPIYFPGYSQLNPGPVKMPIDSTSGHIQFQQVVFLEPDMNTEAIIWKAKVWVDITYPSTKNPIQQYNSKSGILVVKTQFPVTRTSYYLDQPTTETITVYHTVTIEAKPGRYRVTLSNYEMGVDGQRTILAANRGTMDREEYIAMVRKQARGTSTEQAFIKSVVKNPDSAITSERLFMADVKQQSLTLLKMLKRHML, from the coding sequence ATGAAAACAGTCTTGATTTTACTCTGTCTACCTATTTATTTTCCTGGCTATAGCCAGTTGAACCCTGGCCCGGTAAAAATGCCGATCGATAGTACATCAGGGCATATTCAGTTTCAGCAAGTCGTCTTTCTGGAACCAGATATGAATACGGAGGCAATCATTTGGAAAGCCAAAGTCTGGGTCGACATAACTTACCCAAGCACAAAGAATCCCATCCAGCAGTATAATTCCAAATCGGGCATCCTCGTTGTAAAAACCCAATTCCCGGTAACCCGAACCAGTTATTACCTGGATCAACCAACAACAGAGACTATAACTGTTTACCACACAGTAACCATTGAAGCCAAGCCAGGGCGATACCGGGTAACACTATCCAACTACGAAATGGGGGTTGATGGACAACGGACAATCCTGGCCGCCAACCGGGGTACAATGGATCGGGAAGAATATATAGCCATGGTGCGTAAGCAAGCCAGAGGTACGAGCACGGAGCAGGCTTTTATAAAATCGGTGGTAAAGAATCCCGATTCGGCCATAACCTCAGAAAGGCTATTTATGGCCGATGTCAAACAGCAGAGCTTAACGCTTCTGAAGATGCTCAAGCGGCATATGCTCTGA
- a CDS encoding sensor histidine kinase, translated as MKTINDKWVRLIGIPLLVFLNFFIYGWHQKPLTKESLTWIVINFVYFTVTWQLIRAIIFYFRAQYSQKWQRAKRWGYTFLAGSVATTLLSWLVGALRHWIAQGSLLGYQPATHTASVTLNGMSLNLSFYGFHLLKGAVNFSVFQALYETLFFARDSSLYQRQLKRVEQEKEELRAENLQSQLDALKQQVNPHFLFNSLNVLDSLIEDDPPQARKFLEELSTVYRYLLRSNDHHLTDLDSELDFIHSYFSLLKTRHGSGLNLSVTINRDYQRFQLPPLTLQLLVENAVKHNIVLPDQPLQIDILTLDGPQLQVRNNIQRKTVRVLSNGVGLDNILRKYEMLKQPAPTIQEEHGQFVVTLSLIATLA; from the coding sequence TTGAAAACAATTAATGATAAATGGGTACGACTCATTGGTATTCCGTTGTTGGTCTTCCTTAACTTTTTTATCTATGGCTGGCACCAGAAACCCCTGACCAAGGAAAGCCTGACCTGGATTGTCATTAACTTTGTTTACTTTACTGTTACCTGGCAGCTGATCAGGGCCATCATTTTTTATTTCCGGGCCCAATACTCGCAAAAATGGCAGCGGGCAAAACGGTGGGGCTACACCTTTTTGGCCGGTAGTGTGGCCACTACGCTACTAAGCTGGCTCGTAGGAGCACTTCGGCATTGGATCGCTCAGGGGAGCCTGCTGGGATACCAGCCCGCAACACATACGGCCAGCGTCACCCTTAATGGCATGAGCCTTAACCTGAGTTTTTATGGGTTTCACCTATTGAAGGGTGCCGTCAACTTTAGCGTCTTTCAGGCCCTGTATGAAACCTTGTTTTTTGCTCGTGATTCATCCCTTTATCAGCGCCAGCTCAAACGAGTGGAACAAGAAAAAGAGGAGTTACGAGCCGAGAATCTACAAAGCCAGCTGGATGCGCTTAAGCAGCAGGTGAATCCACATTTCCTCTTTAATAGCCTCAATGTATTGGATTCACTGATCGAAGACGATCCACCCCAGGCCCGAAAGTTTCTCGAAGAACTGAGTACGGTTTACCGCTACCTGCTCCGCTCCAATGACCACCATCTGACCGATCTGGATTCCGAACTGGACTTTATTCATTCGTATTTCAGCCTGTTGAAAACCCGGCATGGCTCGGGACTGAACTTATCGGTCACCATCAACCGCGACTACCAGCGGTTCCAACTACCTCCCCTAACGTTACAATTATTGGTCGAAAACGCCGTCAAGCATAATATTGTGCTTCCCGACCAGCCCCTTCAGATTGATATCCTGACCCTTGACGGCCCCCAATTACAAGTGCGTAATAACATACAGCGCAAAACCGTCCGGGTCTTATCCAATGGGGTGGGGCTTGATAATATTCTGAGAAAGTATGAGATGCTCAAGCAACCGGCCCCGACAATACAAGAAGAGCATGGGCAGTTTGTAGTGACTCTGAGCCTGATAGCAACTCTGGCGTGA
- a CDS encoding PadR family transcriptional regulator: MKRSFHGGFEEVVLLVLAACREEAYGVLIWKMLQQQTSRRITISAVHAPLYRLVEKGYRSSQQGVATAERGGRRKRFFLLTALGNKALLEILAMRQQLWQAMPDGKLQLIGQ; the protein is encoded by the coding sequence ATGAAAAGAAGCTTTCATGGGGGGTTTGAAGAGGTGGTCCTGCTGGTATTGGCTGCTTGCAGGGAAGAAGCCTATGGCGTCCTTATCTGGAAAATGCTTCAGCAGCAGACCAGTCGGAGAATCACCATCAGTGCCGTTCATGCTCCCTTGTACCGACTCGTAGAAAAAGGCTATCGATCCTCGCAGCAGGGTGTAGCTACTGCCGAGCGGGGTGGCAGGCGAAAGCGATTCTTTTTACTAACGGCTTTGGGTAATAAAGCCCTGCTTGAGATTCTGGCCATGCGTCAGCAGTTGTGGCAGGCAATGCCGGATGGCAAACTTCAATTGATTGGTCAATAA
- a CDS encoding ABC transporter permease gives MATNKEQTEPPRWADRLLEWFVSPYLVEDVQGDLQEIFYKRVAQVGISQARREYGWAVLHYLNPFFAKPHHRTGNLTPYPQFSSLHPAMIRNYLTIAGRNLVKNRAYSVINILGLAVGMAVAILIGLWVNDEWSANKHHLNYQTLYQLKMNQTIDGYRSTGDALPFPIGPELKAKYPDFKAVAMCDWGSTHSLIVGNHRFLKSGRYIGPDAITMFSLKVLKGDQEPLNEPYSIVLTDQAAQTLFGQQEPIGQLVKLDNQTNLKVTAIVAKQPHNASLQFDYLLPWDLQLALDKGLRAYVTNWDNSSWACYVQLKEGIRPENTNAKLKDLLVNHLANDPNTKKIRKPEVFLFPMEKWRLYSNFSNGENTGGFIQYVRLFSLFGFFIVVIACINFMNLSTARSQKRAKEVGVRKAVGSGRQQLIGQFLSESILMASLALVLALGLVGVGLPFFNTLTEKQLVFPLDNHFFWGILLLFTVFTGVLAGSYPALYLSSFKPVTILKGSVFIGKQAALPRKILVITQFTCSMVLMIGSIVVYQQIQHGKNRPIGFTKSGLISVSASPDLLTNFNPLRTDLLASGAVSYISQSNTPPTALWSSQSGWEWSGSRPEDKAVSFKTIATTYDYLKTMGIQFKAGRDFSRAFATDSSGVLLNEAAAKRMGLKEPLGERLKWDGQERRVVGIIPDILMESPFHRVSPMIIVFYKDWVNVLCLRINPALSPSAALAKMGPIFDKYNPGYPFDYKFADTEYAKKFNYEELIGNFSVIVTVLTLLITCLGLFGLASFLAEQRTKEIGIRKVLGASVANIWGILSKDFLQLVLISCLVASPIAYYALGQWLKAYSYKIQLEVSVFILVLLLALLITLLTISYQSIKAALMNPVKSLRSE, from the coding sequence ATGGCTACCAACAAAGAACAGACTGAGCCGCCCCGCTGGGCTGATCGCCTTTTGGAATGGTTCGTTTCGCCCTATCTGGTGGAAGATGTGCAGGGTGACTTACAGGAGATTTTCTATAAACGTGTCGCTCAGGTAGGGATTTCGCAAGCCCGGCGTGAGTACGGCTGGGCGGTCCTGCATTACCTAAACCCCTTCTTTGCCAAACCACACCACCGGACTGGCAACCTAACCCCGTATCCTCAATTTTCATCACTCCATCCCGCTATGATTCGTAACTATTTGACTATCGCCGGGCGTAACCTGGTTAAGAATCGGGCCTATTCGGTCATCAACATTTTGGGCCTTGCGGTTGGCATGGCTGTCGCCATCTTGATTGGCCTTTGGGTCAATGATGAATGGTCAGCGAATAAGCATCACCTCAATTACCAGACGCTTTATCAGCTCAAAATGAATCAAACCATCGATGGGTATCGCAGCACGGGGGACGCCTTGCCTTTTCCAATAGGTCCGGAATTAAAAGCAAAGTACCCTGATTTTAAGGCGGTCGCCATGTGTGATTGGGGCAGCACCCATTCCCTGATCGTGGGGAATCATAGATTCTTAAAAAGTGGCCGCTACATTGGCCCCGACGCCATAACCATGTTTTCCTTAAAGGTACTTAAGGGGGATCAAGAACCGCTAAACGAACCCTACTCAATCGTTCTAACCGATCAGGCCGCTCAAACACTTTTTGGGCAACAAGAGCCCATTGGCCAGCTAGTTAAACTGGATAATCAAACCAATCTAAAAGTAACGGCAATCGTTGCCAAACAACCCCATAATGCTTCCCTACAATTTGATTACCTGCTGCCCTGGGACTTACAGTTAGCTCTCGACAAAGGGCTGAGAGCGTACGTGACAAATTGGGATAATAGCTCCTGGGCCTGCTATGTCCAGCTAAAGGAAGGCATCCGCCCAGAAAATACCAATGCGAAACTAAAGGACCTGCTCGTAAACCATTTAGCGAATGACCCCAACACCAAAAAAATAAGAAAGCCTGAAGTATTTCTGTTTCCAATGGAAAAGTGGCGGCTTTATTCAAATTTCTCCAATGGAGAAAACACCGGCGGTTTTATCCAGTATGTGCGATTGTTTAGTCTGTTTGGATTCTTTATTGTAGTTATCGCCTGCATCAATTTTATGAACCTCAGCACGGCTCGTTCACAAAAACGGGCTAAAGAAGTGGGGGTTCGAAAAGCGGTCGGATCGGGCCGACAGCAACTGATTGGGCAGTTTTTGAGTGAATCCATTTTGATGGCTAGTCTGGCTCTGGTGCTGGCACTCGGCCTGGTCGGTGTTGGGCTCCCTTTTTTCAATACGCTAACTGAAAAGCAACTGGTATTCCCGCTCGATAATCATTTCTTTTGGGGTATATTACTCCTATTTACTGTCTTTACCGGCGTTTTAGCGGGCAGCTATCCCGCCCTGTATTTATCGTCATTCAAACCCGTGACCATTCTTAAAGGAAGCGTTTTCATTGGGAAGCAGGCCGCTTTACCGCGAAAGATTCTGGTGATTACTCAATTTACCTGTTCGATGGTGCTGATGATCGGGAGCATTGTCGTTTATCAGCAAATACAACACGGCAAGAACCGTCCGATTGGTTTTACCAAAAGCGGCCTTATTTCGGTTAGTGCTTCCCCTGATTTACTGACCAACTTTAACCCCTTACGGACTGACCTATTGGCTTCCGGAGCCGTGTCTTACATTAGTCAATCGAACACCCCCCCAACCGCTCTCTGGAGTAGTCAGAGCGGCTGGGAATGGAGTGGATCGAGGCCTGAAGACAAAGCCGTCTCCTTTAAAACCATTGCGACCACGTATGACTACCTTAAAACGATGGGTATTCAGTTCAAGGCCGGCCGTGATTTTTCCCGAGCCTTTGCCACAGATTCCTCGGGCGTGCTCCTCAACGAAGCTGCCGCCAAGCGAATGGGCCTCAAAGAGCCTCTAGGCGAGCGGTTAAAATGGGATGGCCAGGAGCGCAGGGTGGTCGGTATAATCCCTGACATCTTGATGGAATCGCCATTTCATCGCGTCTCTCCAATGATCATCGTTTTTTACAAAGACTGGGTGAATGTACTCTGCCTACGAATCAATCCTGCTCTGTCCCCTTCGGCAGCTCTTGCTAAAATGGGCCCCATTTTTGATAAATATAATCCGGGTTATCCCTTCGATTATAAATTTGCGGATACGGAGTACGCCAAAAAATTCAACTATGAAGAACTCATTGGTAATTTTTCAGTCATTGTGACGGTATTGACCTTATTAATTACGTGCTTAGGTCTGTTTGGTTTGGCATCCTTCCTGGCTGAACAACGGACTAAAGAGATAGGGATTCGAAAAGTCCTGGGGGCCAGCGTAGCCAACATATGGGGTATTCTCTCCAAAGACTTCCTTCAATTAGTGCTTATATCGTGTCTGGTCGCATCTCCGATTGCCTATTACGCGTTAGGTCAATGGCTAAAAGCATATTCGTATAAGATTCAACTTGAGGTTAGTGTATTTATTTTAGTTCTCTTGCTGGCTTTACTGATTACGTTACTAACCATTAGTTACCAGAGCATCAAGGCCGCCCTGATGAATCCGGTCAAGAGCCTACGAAGCGAATAA